Below is a genomic region from Vitis riparia cultivar Riparia Gloire de Montpellier isolate 1030 chromosome 16, EGFV_Vit.rip_1.0, whole genome shotgun sequence.
CAGTCCTGTCCAGCCCTGCCAGCTGTGCAGTATATGGCCAAGATCGATCGGGGTATTTGAGCTTAAATTCTGTGAGCTTATTGTCTTCTTCTGAGGTCCATAGCCGTCTCTGCTCCTGTGGTCTTGCCATCATGGATTTCCCTGCAAAGATGGAAGAAATTAACCCAATAAAGCTTCCATGAAATATActacaagaaaacaaataaataaataaatattacaatgaTTGCTTAAAAGCAAGCTATGAAGAGAAGATTGAGACCTTGAAGAAACAATGTGATTGTTATCCAATGCTTGACTGAGCTTCATAGTGGTATGGGAAGGGAAGggaaaattatagaaaaaattaagttgCCTTTGGGTGATCAGTTTGTAAACTGAAGCCATCTCATCGAGGAGACATGCATGCCTTTAGGTCAgtttgagttttaaaatttcTCATTGGAGACAACGGATTTAGGTCTAATTGAAGAGATAAACTGATGACAACGGACATGGTTTTGAACATGAAATCTTTGGTGGACCACCACAAGAGGGAAAAGTTTTAATAAGAGATTTGTTCTCAGGTCAGATTGAGGAGAGAAACTGACCCCAACGGACTTGGTTTAATCACTTGGTATTGTTTataatacacccaagtcatatTGAGGacaacataagtttttaataaatttatatatcatgcCAATAAGTTGACTTGCAGTCATAAAAAGTTAAAGTTGAAAAGTAGACCATGAAATCTTCCTGTAGACCCCTTAAAAGACTAAGGGTTTTGCCAGTTGGTTTGGGGGGGCCACtcagatgatttttttttaagtgaggaGGGAGACCCCTTTTCTGCCATGAAGAAGCCGGATTGGACGGGCAGCAAAAGAGTAAGGAGGCCATGCTGCTGATGGAGGAGGCCATGCTGCTGATGGGTGAACAGCAGAGCTGGTGATGGCTTGTCAAAGAAGAGAGAAACaggaaggaagaaaaaggaaggggGGGTGGCTTCGGAGAAGGGAACAGGTCTTCGGAGGGAGAGAAGTTTGCCTGAGGAAGAAAGAGTGCAGGTATGGTTTTCTGTTAAATGGATCTCTTTGCTTTCATATAGTTTCGGTTATGATTTCTGGGATTACTTGTGTATAGATATATATTTATTCTGATGTCTGAATGTGAGCCTTGTGGACTTTGTCATGTTCCTGTGGGGTTTGAACTCATTTACTTTCATTTTATGCTTAGCATGGCTTGGTCTTCAACCTGTTTTCAGagttctattttgattttagacTTCCACTACCCATTTTACTCTGTTTTCCACCATCATCCTTTCTCCAGTTGCTCATCTTCCCACCCATTCACCTATCCCACATTCTCTCACATCCGTGCAGCCCACATGCTCCCCTCATGACATTCCCTTGCTCTTCCTATCATGCATTTTCCACTCCCATGTTCATGCCATACTCACCGCcatcttttctctctctacaccgtGACATGCACCCATTTGTTTTCCTAAAAAGACCACAACCCCTGTTTTGTGCTCCATCACAGCCCATGCTTGTGCCACCACATAACCCTCGTTTTCACCTCCACTTTCATACCCATGCAACCAATCTTTCTCACCCTCTCATCACCCACTGAAGTGTATGGAAGTCGTGGTGATTTCCCTCCATCTCGCGTTGCCTAGGCTGTCCTCAGTCCGCGTGTTTTCCTGCGCGCTTGCTCCAGATTAAACTTCGTTCGTCGGCTTCTTTGAAACCCTCTCAACTCGTGTTGTAGTTTATTGGATCAAAGCCCAAATCAGAGAGGAAGGCAAACCTGGGTTCTCGGGTGCAAGTGTATGCCAAAGGGGAGGTGTAGGAGGGTGAATTTCACGAGTGGTGGTGTTCAGGAAGTGAGGTTTATTATTATCATAGGAGTGGGAGGATATGTGGGCATGGATCAACCTACAGGTATGGGCATGAAACTGGGCCTGAGCATGGGTTTGAATATTGAAATGTGGCAAGTAGCCTGGATGCAACAACCAACTTTGCCTCTTGGAGGTTATAACCTCATGATGGGCTCAGGTGGTTATACTCTTTAGCAACCATATGGTAATGGCTACCATTAGGAACACTATACACGTAATGGATGCCTATTATTTCAAGTGATTCCTATGTTCCCAATTTACGCAATTTAATTCTTAAAGCCCTAATTTCTTGATATTCTTTCAAATTTCGATTTTCACACTAATTTATTTGATCACTATTAccattatttcattattatttgtttatttctaaaatttgatctttaaacgtatcttcaaaaattccattttttaaaaaatttaatttctaatcccGAAAATTCCCATACTcgctttaatttatttaatcataaatattttattcatttattttaaaactccatttttaatctattctttaaaattcccgATTACCGAATTAAATTCCGAAAATTCCCATActcactttaatttatttaatcactaatatttcaatcatttattttaaaattccatttttaatctattctttaaaacttccgatttcaaaaattccaaaattcacgtttatttatttaatcattattttcattccgttttaaacaattcattaaaattttcgacttccaattttaattccgaaaattccaatattcacattaatctatttaattattattattttatttatttattctaaaatttcattttaaacaattccaaaattccaacattcacattaatctatttaattattattattttagttatttattttgaaattccattttaaacaatctttcaaaattccaatttctgaacttaatttccgatttccaaaattctaatttctttcaaatttaatatccaaaattccaattcttaaatttaattttcaagactccaatctttaaataattttcgagactctaatttccaaataaatatcaaaaatccagttttctctcgaataactttaattccactccgattttttaaataatgttctatttcttttgatttttttacacaagcaagaatgatgaatcttcataattccgaaataatgggaTTCGCGAGATTAATTCAGGCAAGATCAATCGAGCTTTGGtaggggccccacatatgtgattttataattgattgattgattgattgattgatttaattgtcatgcatgattgatttcattctgctctatgacatgctcaaAATTATTCCTTAACTGTGTACTAACCCccctcttgatagcgcatattgATTCGCCACCCAGGTACGTATTTTCTCGCATTATGGTCACTCCTTATGCTTGTTTTAtttctcatacgtgcatgatcgatttgggtattcattgactttctcattggttgccatgtcagcttcattttattagtagagacccgtctttagggacttagaggggtgctacggtctttaccataccttcctgataagtaacctgacccccgaacccgatctggtttttcacagaccaccttttccaaaacaaggagttacacttagagtttttctttcttattttgtttaccctttaaaaataaaacaaaaataagtggcgactccaagtcactttcaaacaataaataaaaccaatttttcaaattaaaaatcgagcttgccatcgagtgggaaacgcatgaaccgaaatgcggggtccacacttcCAAACATTGATTTCAATCCCCACCCTTTCTTTCACTCtccctctttcttctttcttatcaTCCGACATCCTACTCATCTGCCTCATGATTACTTCCTTTTTCTTCGATGGAGACAAAAAAAGGTTTTGGTCTTAACACGAATTCACAAAATCATCTCCATACCttttatattgataaatattataaatttttataatttcttttactaaatagataatttttattattttatacatgttaaaaaatagaaaatgaaaaaaaaaattatttttaattaaattatacatgttaaaaaaataaatttttttttttcattggttgGTTCCCACCAAAAACTAAAAGAAGTGGAATGCAGCTGTGTGACCATACATTCAGTGGAACTTAGATGCTTTCTCTGCCTCGTTCTTTAATATCAActtcaaatatcataaaattttgtGCTATAACTTTAATGTTTTACCAACATTGTTTTTAGGATATCtaactatttaattataaaaaattatcaaaattattctttctttttataattatttttcccttttttcttttattttgtatattattattattattattattcactttattatttataacgttaatattaaaatattaatataaatattatttttatttttcataatatctaattattaaattatttatctctaatttaaattataacataaaacatgatttagtaccatattttaaattataaataacaatCAAACTTTAATTAATCACTATTatgtaaaactaaaataattttattagttaaataaataattttcgatttttaaaaccaaacctatTAAATGATATTAGAATAGGACTATGATATTTCTTGATTTGGGAGGAGCATaattgttaaattgattttatattttttttttataattatatatgcaGACACAGACTAACAATACTATATTTATATTGCAATTACATTGAAGGTAAtacatattaatataaattttattcatatttctttaataattagTGGTGAGATGGATTGTGATGATTGATGAGAGGGGGCTCTAGAACCACCAGAGGAGAGAAGAGATTGTGGCCTCATGAATTTGTCTCTTTATGGAGAGATGATGAAATGGCGGAAGGCAATTGTTTCATGGGAAAATTATAATCTTCCAAGTGGTATAATCCTTTAAAAGGACATGAAAAGTTAGCAtttccttttataatttttttccattgttttttttctatttatatattatttacaatattattattaaaatattaatctaaatattgtttttatttttaataataaataattatttaattatttatcttatttaaattataatagaaaatacGATATATATTACAATTACATTACATGTagtatatattaatataaattttattcatatttctttaataataagTGATTATCTATAATAATACATCacataataatactaatatcaaatgttaataaataataatattaaaaatattaatatgtataataaatatCTCATGATTGtgttaaaaaaatactaaaatgttcaaataataataataattaataaaaaatagtaatcttaataataataataaaaagaataaaataaaatggtaaataaaaattaagaaaaaaagaaaatgataaaataaagaaaaaggacaaatgaatgatatttttgtctttttatccatcgtttttttctttttttttctttgttatcattattttttttattttcttccatttttcttggaAGAATTATgctatattttataagaatccaaatttcatattttaaccaaacacatgatatgataaaattattccACAAATATGCATTTAGTTATAACGAAATATTTGAATGCAATGTTTTTGGGAgggattttttttagttgtgagacaaaaataaaattaataaatttaaattttgtcatTGGCAAATGTTGTTCTATTTCAGCAACAAAAGAATAGGAAGAAAACCTACAATTCTAATTTTTGTCCAAATACCGAACAAATCTCAGGATATGGTCAATTTTCTAGTGGTACCTTTCATAATTCTAACAAtcagaatttaaaaacaaagaattcGGCTACTAGATAGACCATAAACAATAGTAGTACCTCCTTTGGAACTTTCAAGCCTCAATGTCAGATTTGTTCTAAGTTCAAGCACACTGCTTTACAATGCTGGTATCGGTTTAACTCTGATTATCAACCAAAAGATTCTAAACATTCCACTTCTAATGTCAGATTTGTGACTCTTGCTAATTGGTTAAAAGCCATCGTTTGCCATTTGAAAGGTCCACTTTTAGAGCAATAAAACCATTTGGTCTCATCCATGACGATCTTTGGGGTAGTGCAGCTCCTATAGTTTCTGTTAATGGTGCTCAATATTTCTTGTTGCTAGTTGATTATTTTAGTACATTCTCATGGTTGTATCTTTTGAAAACTAAAGATGAAGCTTTATATGTTCCAACGTTTTCAAGTCATGGTTGAAAGATAGTTGGATACTAAAGTTCAATGTGTTCGGTCCGATTGGGGAAGGGGGTGAGTTTTAGgcttttaagaattatttagcTACAAGTGGTCTTCTTCATCAAGTCTCTTGTCCTTATACTCCTCAGTAAAATGGAAGAGTAGAAAGGAAGAATCGTCATGTTGTGGAAGTTGATCATTCTTTGTTAATACAAGCTGGTATGCCTCTCAAATATTGGTCATTTGCATTTCAAACTGCTATTTTTCTCATAAATCGGCTTCCCTCTAGTGTTGTTTCAAACTGCCATTTTTGCTAATACAAGGTGATTGATGTCCAATGCTTGGCTAAGCTTGCTCCATAGTGGttaattttgggaaaaaattatttataagagAGTTGTCTTTGTTAGAATAATTATGGACTCgcatatattaataattgtttatgattaagctatatatacatatatatatatatatatattcaattatttAGTTATAAAGTATGGGTCACCTTGTGTGTAAAGCCCAAGTTACATGTGTCTTacatgatgggcctaagacacaTGTGGCCCAACagccaatgggtatggtccctaaggcatagatgaaatgaataaaaaggaTCATGAAACTAAAGTTGTGTGtcttaagttttcttttctgaaaACTTAATAATAAGTCTTTGTTAGAAAATACGAAACGTTCCCTCTCCTACCTCTCATCACAAGAGAGAATGCAGAAATGTGGTTTCCTCCTCTATTGCCTTAGAAGAACCATACTTCTTCAACATCAAAAATGGATTCAGGTTTGTCCACGTTCTCTCAAATAATCGGCACGTTTTCTTTATATGATTTAACATAAGATTTTGTTTTCTGGGTTGATAATGGACTTGacaacaagtggtatcagagccacacATGTTGAATCATTAAGAAATGTCTGTTGATTCAAAGATACATGATTTTTCTCTCATATGGTGGATTCAGGGCAAGAAATTTCTTGATagaatttgggaattttttctAGGTTCATTTTCtgtatgaatatatatatatataaaaggttgTAACATGATAGGATTGTTTGGCAATTGGAGAAGCCTGCAATGCCCTTTTTGGCATTCATTTGGTGATCGAAGAAGATGATTTCGATTCAAAAGATGATTCTGATCCTCGGCATTCCCTACGACGCCGTTTTGACATTCGTTCGGTTTGTCTATTCGTCGAGATCAGTTGCCatctgttttttatttctcacttgttgaaatgTCAGTCGTTAATTCGATGACTTCAATTTTCCGCCTCCACTGGTCCAACGGTTGATATGATAATGTAAAACAAActgtaaataaaatttcagaGAAGACATATTGCCGATGTTTTGATGCATGTTAGTTTTAATGCATCATACAATGTGTTGATAAAAGAGTGTGCCATATTATTGTCTAACTAATAATTGACATAAGAAAACTAAGGCAGGCAAATTGTCCGTTACTAATGATCTTTGAGATTTATTGCAAAATGATAGTGTTTCCTAAAGAGTCTAGCAACTAAAAGGAAACACAGTTCTTAATGTTCTTCATCTATCCtcgacattaaaaaaaaaaaaaaattgtaacatgaCAATGAACAACATATATATACTACACTAATGAATATCCTTATTGGTCAATACTCAAACCAACCAGAGAGCAGATTTCTGTATTCCATTTTGTGTACCACATTAAATAGATGGATTTAGCCTTTTCTTGCTACATttgtgtttaatattttaaaatcaatgagTTATGAATATTTGTTGCCAAAGTAACTtatattatgtaattttatttatttttgaaatatgtaaacaTGTTATTATTGTGTTAAATAATcggcccaaaggaagattattttaatataataataaataaagtagtcaTAAATGTGTGACATATAAAGTTTACCTTGCATGTTGTATGTCAATCCAAAGAAAGACATATTGCTTCggttttattgtcaatatttatgaactaattttgtaaaagagtaccaattacaagttgatatttttgtccaaagatTGAATATTAATGTTTATGCTAGATATCTTATAATGGGtccacatgcatatatatattaaattttttattcattcatatatgtatgatatttttGTGACTGATTGTGAGCTTTATTGTTATGGATTCATCTTCTATATCTGCTAATGTTAACAACATTCTTGTGCTTAATGgcacaaacttcaagaaatggaaggagCATGTTATAATTGTGCTCGGGTGCATGGATTTGGACTATGCATTAAGAGAGGATCGCCTTGCAGACCTTACTGGTGCTGGCACTGCTAAGCAAAGAGTTGCTATAGAAAAATGGGAGCGATCCAATCTcatgagtctaatgataatGAAACACACAATTCCAGAAGCTATAAGGGGTGAAATACTTGAGGAGTCCCAAGCCAAGACATTCTTGGACCAGATAGCAAATCGTTTCGCTGCAAACGAAAAATTCGAGACAACGctattcttagtaagcttgtctcCATGTGGTACAAAGGGAAAAAGAATATAAGGGAGTAcataatgaaaatgtccaatcTTGTGACTAAAAtcaaggcactaaagttagagttatCAAAAGACATACTTgtgcacttggtcttgatctctctaCCTACATAATTTAGTTCATTCAAGATCAGTTACAacacacaaaaggaaaaatggactcTGAATGAGTTTATTGCTTAGTGCATGCAAGAGGAGGAGAGACTGAAACAAGAGAAGATAGAAAAtgctcacttggcttccacatctcaAGGACATGGtaccaacaagaaaagaaaaagggagaatAAGGGAAAACAAACTACATTTTCTAAGATATCTAAGCAAAAGATGAAGAATAAACAAGATaaggagatcacttgtttcttttgcaagaaTGTTAGTCATATAaagaagacatgtaccaaataTGCCGCTTGGCGTGAAAAGAAAGGGTTGCCTAAAGAGCCGAATGTTaactgatggtgaaagatacatTTATGTAGGAAATGGCAACAAGGCTACAGTGAAGGCTATTGGTCTTTTTAATTACAGTTAGATTTTGAATGTACTTTGGATTTAGATGAGACTTTTGTGGTACCGTCGTTTagacaaaatttaatttatgtttcatgtttggacaaatgtggatattttttttaatttagaaatggaatggttagtctATATCTAAATTCAAGTGTTATTGGTACTGGTAGTCTAATAGATAAGTTATACTTTGAACATAAAGGCCTCTAATGgtaatgaaaccttgcattcaagtaattatggcAATAAGCGAAAGTTAACAAATAAGAATTCCTCAATGTTATGGCACAAGCGTTTaggtcatatttcaaatcaacatATTCAAAGGCTTATGtcagaaggaattcttgatccacttgatttGTCAAACTTTCAAGTCTATATAGAGTGTATTAagggtaaacaaacaaatataagGAAATATGATGTCGATAGGTGTGATGacgtcttggaattgatacatatagacatttgtggtccatttcCTACCCCTTCTTGCaatggacaacaatattttatcactttcattgacgatTACTTGCATTAtggctatctttatttgattcatgataAGTCTCAATCATTGGATGTGTTTAAGAATTTTAAAGCCgaagttgagaaccaactaagtaagaaaataaatgtcGTTAGATCTTACCGTGGAagtgaatattatggtagatatgatGGATCTGATGAACAACGTCTAGGGTCattcgccaaatatttgatggagtgtggtattgtccctcaatacaccatgtcagggactccaagccaaaatggtgtagcagagagGCGAAACTgtactcttaaggatatggtaaaAAGTATGATCGGTCATTCCACCTTGCCAGAATCACTTTGGGGAGAAGCAGTCAAAAATGCAGTTTACATTTTGAACAGAGTCCCAAGCAAAGCGAtagccaaaaccccatatgagctatggactagcaagaaacctagtattaggcaTTTGCATGTCTAGGGTTGTCCAGCTGAGGATAGGCATTACAAgccaaatgagaaaaaattggACTCCAAAACTGTGAGCTGCTACTTTGTAAGGTATTCTGAAAGGTCGAGAGGTTTCAAGTTTTATGATCCCTCAACTAGGTTTTTCTTTGAAACGAGTAATgctaagttcattgaggatgttgagttaagtgggaGAGAGCCATTAAGAAAGGTGGTATTTGAAGAGGAATATGTTAGTATTCCTATTATTGCAActggacatggtcatattatgtttgatgacacTATCCAAAATGTACAACCAATAACAGAGATTGTAGACACACCTGAAATTCCTCCTACTCAAGTTGTGGAACCAGttcaagttcatgaagaggTAACTCAAGAACCTCAAGTTCAAGTGCCACTGAAgagatccactagagaaaggaGGAATACAATTTcaaatga
It encodes:
- the LOC117933923 gene encoding uncharacterized protein LOC117933923, producing the protein MDSSSISANVNNILVLNGTNFKKWKEHVIIVLGCMDLDYALREDRLADLTGAGTAKQRVAIEKWERSNLMSLMIMKHTIPEAIRGEILEESQAKTFLDQIANRFAANEKFETTLFLVSLSPCGTKGKRI